In one Lolium rigidum isolate FL_2022 chromosome 3, APGP_CSIRO_Lrig_0.1, whole genome shotgun sequence genomic region, the following are encoded:
- the LOC124702017 gene encoding OVARIAN TUMOR DOMAIN-containing deubiquitinating enzyme 3-like: MAPATRPSNATLLARLGDGTARFELLEDPAPAPASHIWPQLHCFARIGPSLRGGWSAALNKVEHYGVQRVTGDGRCMFRALAKGMAKTRGIPLTPRDEVQDADDLRLAVKEVICDNQTERQKYEEAIIAITVDESLKRYCQRIRRPDFWGGESELLVLSRLCRQPIIIYIPEREYRGRGNGFIPIAEYGLEFTKDTKAGKKRVPVRLLYSGTNHYDLLI, encoded by the exons atggcgccggcgacgcggccaTCCAACG CCACACTTCTGGCGCGACTCGGGGATGGAACGGCCAGGTTCGAGCTCCTTGAAGACCCCGCGCCTGCTCCCGCGTCGCATATCTGGCCCCAGCTCCACTGCTTCGCCAGGATTGGCCCCTCCCT GAGGGGCGGGTGGTCAGCGGCGCTGAACAAGGTGGAGCATTACGGAGTCCAGAGAGTCACGGGCGACGGCCGGTGCATGTTTCGGGCGTTG GCTAAAGGAATGGCAAAGACCAGGGGAATTCCACTGACCCCAAGGGATGAGGTCCAAGATGCAG ATGATTTACGGCTGGCAGTGAAAGAAGTTATATGTGACAACCAAACTGAGCGTCAAAAGTATGAAGAGGCAATTATAGCCATTACAGTGGATGAGTCATTGAAACG GTACTGCCAAAGGATCAGACGGCCTGATTTCTGGGGTGGAGAGTCAGAACTCTTG GTTTTGTCTAGACTGTGTCGGCAACCAATTATTATCTACATTCCGGAGCGTGAG TACCGCGGACGGGGTAATGGTTTTATTCCCATTGCTGAATACGGATTGGAGTTCACCAAAGACACAAAAGCGGGGAAGAAAAGGGTGCCAGTGAGACTATTATACAGCGGGACAAACCATTACGATTTGCTGATATAA